A window of Candidatus Sulfotelmatobacter sp. genomic DNA:
TAGCCGAGCAGCGTCGGATCGCCGAGCGCGTACCCGAAGCGCAGCGAGGCCAGTCCGTAGAGCTTGGAGTGCGTGCGCAGCACGACGGTCGCCGGCCGGCGCGCGACGTAGTCGGCCGCTTCGAGCGAACCCGGCGGCATGTACTCGCGATACGCCTGGTCGACCAGCAAGATCAGCTGCTCGGGGAGCGCGCGCACGAAACGATCGAAATCGGCCGGATCGACGCGCGTCGAGGTCGGATTGTTCGGATCGACGACGACCACCATCTTGGTGCGCGGCGTGATCGCGGCCAGCATCGCTTCGAGATCGTGCACGCCGTCGCGCAACGGCACCTCGACCGGCCGCGCGTCGAACAGCACGGCGTCCTTGGGAAACAGCGAGAAGGTGGGATCGGCCATCACCACCTCGTCGCCGGGCGCCAAGTACGCGGTGAACAGCGTGCGCACGACGTCGTTCGAGCCGTGTCCCACCAGCACGTGCTCGACGCCCAAGCCGTACGGCTCGGCCAAGCGCCGCCGCAGCTCGGGGTGATCGTCGTCGACGTAGATCTGCAGGTCGTCCATCGCCCGCAACGCGGCCGCCGCCAGCGGCGAGGTGCCGAGCGGGTTCTCGTTCGAGGACAGCTTGACGAACGTCTCGAGCCCATACGTGGCCCGCGCCTGCGAGACCGTGGTCCCCGGCGTGTAGGGCTTGAGCGCGGCGACTTGGGGCCGAACCAGTCTCTCGTAGTCCATCAGTTCTACTTCGAATGCAGAAAGCGCGAACCGGGTTCCGTCAGGGGCTCACCGTTCATGCATTGCGGGCAAGATTCGGGGTCGTGGGACTCCATCGGGAGGTCCAGAAGCGCGGCGGTGGGGAGGGCGAAATCGGCGGGGGCGCGGCGGACGATGACGCCGACGCCGACCGGTTCGGCACCGCGCGTGCGGACGACGTCGAGCACCTCGCGCACCGAGCCGCCGGTGGTGACGACGTCCTCGACGACGTAGGCGCGATCGCCCGGGCCCAGGACGAAGCCGCGCCGCAAAGCCGGCACGCCGCCTTCCTTTTCGACGAAGATGCCCAGCGTGCCGAGCGCGCGCGCGGTCTCGTACCCGAGCACGATCCCCCCGACGGCGGCGCTCACGACGACGGTCGGCTGCAACGCGCGCGCGTGCTCGGCGAGCCGGCGGGCGACGAGCTCGACCAAACGCGGATCCTCGAGAATGCGGAACTTCTGAACGAACAGGTTCGAGTGCCGCCCCGACGAGAGCCGGAAGTGCCCGCTCAGGATCGCGCCGCGCTCTTCGAGCTCGTGCAGCAGTTCCTCGTTGGCGGCGCTCACGCGCTCAGCTCCGCCAAGATCGCCTGCGTCGCGTACACCGGATCGTTGTCGTCGACGATCGGGCGTCCGACGACGACGTAGTCGGCGCCGGCCTCGCGCGCTTCGCGCGGCGTCGCGGCGCGCTTCTGATCGCCGTGCGCGGAGCCGGCCGGTCGAATTCCCGGACAGAACGTGCCGAAGTGCGTGCCGAAGTACGCGCGCAGATCGGCGACCTCGCGCACGCTGCAGACCACGCCGGCGCAGCGCGCGTCGCGCGCCAACGCGGCCAGGCGTATCGCGTTCTCGCCCGGGCCGCCGGTTAAGCCCAGCTCGCCGAGATCTTCCGCGCCGATACTCGTGAGCACGGTCACGGCGTAGACCTCGGGCGTCGGGATGCCGAGCTCGGCGGCACGCTCCTCGGCCGCTTCCACCGCGGCTTCGAGCATCGCGGCGCCGCCCAGCGCGTGGACCGTCAACAAGCGCACGCCGGGCGCCACCACGGCGCGGATACCGGCGGAGACGGTGCGAGGAATGTCGTGGAGCTTGAGATCGAGGACGTATTCGGCCCCGGCGTTTTCGAACGCAGTTTTAATCGTCGGACCGTACGCATAGAAGGCCTCGTAGCCGATCTTGAAGATGACCCCCAGCGGAGAGAGGCGCTCGACGAGCGTCGCGGCACGTGCGGGGTCGGGGACGTCGAGAGCGACGACCAATCGTGAAGCCGGCATGAAAGCTCTGCTTCGCGAGAACCGACGGTCAGCTCATTTCGTTCCTCGGGTAAGGACGAACAAAATCGCCGCTCGAGCGGCGGAGCGAGGAAGGGAGGACGATATGCCAGGGATTCAGGTCTTCAAGACGCTAGCCGACGCGCTCAGAGCGGGCTACACCGTCTACGACCGCACTTCCGACGGCTATCTGGTGCGCATGCGCACCGCCAACGGTTGGGCGATGGCGATCGTCACCTGCCAGAGCTCGACGTAGCGACGGCAGTCGACGCTGCGAAAAAGAGGGGCGGACCGCTCAGGCGGTCCGCCCCTCCTTCGTTGATCGTGGAGCGACTCAGCGCTTGTCCGGCGGCGGTGCCGGCTTGGAGAGCTCCTCGAAGTGCGGTCGGCCGGGCTGGTGCCAAGCGCTGCCCGGGTGCCAGGGGATGTCCTGCGGCGCTTGCGGACCGCCCGGACCGGGGCCGGGCGGCGGCGGCGGAACGAAGGTCGTCCGCGTGCCGCCGGGCAGCTGCGCGCCGGCGAGCAGCGCGCTGATGATCATCGCGATCCCGACGAACATCGGAATCAGCCCGCCCAGCAGCCAGGGGCCGCCGTGGAAGTCGGACGTGCCCGGCGTTCCACCGATGAACGAGAGCCCGATCAGGATCGCCAGGCCGATCATGGCGGTTTGGATGCCCTTGGCCAGCGCCCGCTGCGGATCGTCGTCGGGACCGCAGTAGCGCGCCGCGCGCGGCGGCGGCATCGGCGCGCCGGTCTGCCAGGGCGGCACGGCTTGCCCGGCCGGGCCGGCCTGGTTCATCTCGCGGTACCAGCGGCGGAAGGCGCGGCCGCCCACCGACGGCGGCGGCACCATCCCGCGGCGCAAGTACTCCATGTGCTCTTGATGGCGCAGGACGCGCGAGACGATCCAAGCGGCGATCGGTGCGCCGAAGATCAGGAAAACGGCGATGACCGCGGTGAAGTCTTGCATTGCTCTAACGTGAGGCTCCGTGATTGATGATGATCGAACCTTCGCGGCGGCCCGAACCGAGGGCATTTTGCCACGGCGGCAGCGGTTGCGTCGGCATCTGCCCCGACTGCTGCATCTCGCGGTACCAGCGGCGGTAGCCGCGCTTGCCCAGCCGCGGCGGCGGTACCAAGCCCTGCCGCAGGTACTCCATCCGCTCGCGGTGACACAGCAGGCGTGAGACGGTCCACGCGGTGATCGGTGAGCCGAAGATCAGCATGACCGCCATCAGGGCGGTGAAGTCGTCAGCAGAATGCATGGCTAGACGGATGCCCCCTGAGTGACGGTGATGTCGCCGCTGCCGCTCGAGACGGCGAAATGGCCGCGGCCGGAACCGAGCTGAATGATGTGCGACGAGTTTCCGGTCTCGTCGTCGCGAGCGGTGGTACCGTTGATGGCGATGCCTCCGTCATCGGTGTGGAGCGTCACGGTCGCGTCGCTGCCGTCGGCGAAACCGACCTTCACGTGTCCGTCGTTGGTCGTCAAGCGGCCGTCGGCGACCCGCAAGCCGCTGGCGATGATCCGGCCGTCCGACGTGGCGCCCTCGAGCCTGTCGGCGACGACGTGGTCGAAGATCAGGCGCCCGTCGTTCGTGCTCGCGGCAACCGTTCCGCCGCGCACGTCGGTCAGCTCGATCCGCCCGTCGTCGGTGTGGACGTCGACGTCGCCTTGCTGATCGCTGACCGAAATGCTGTCGTCACTCACGTGCGCGCTGAACGGCGCGCGCAAGCCGCTGGCGACGACCTTGCCGCCGCTCTCGACCCGGACCCGCGCGCCGGGCGGCACGCCGACGTGCAGCTGACGGTCCCAGAACCCGAAGGCGATGTGCACGCCGCCGTCGTCGTCGGGCGTCGAGATGCGTACCCCGTCGGCGCTGCGCGCCAGCGTCACCGGCGCGGGCGGCGTGCCCGTGACCCAGCCCCACTTGCGCGTCTGGTCGGCCACCCGCACCTCGATGCCGGGCTCGGCGTCGATCGTCACGTCGACGTCGTGGACGTCGATGACGACGCTGGGCGTGGGACCCGCCGGCAGCTGCTGGTCGCGGGCGGACGGCGTCCAGTCGTGGCCGAACGCGCCGCCCGGCCCGGCCGGGGCGACCGCGGTGGGGAACGACGAGTCGCTGAATCCGGCTCCGAGTGCGCGAGCGGCCAGGCCGACGATCGCAAGCTCGACGACGACCAAGGCGCCGATGAGGGTCGAGCGGGAAATCATGTCCCATGTACGACCCGAGCGCCGGTGAGTTTCGCCGTCGGCGAAACCGAGGCGTCCCTGGCGCGTACATGCGGGCAGCATGGGGCTCGCACTCGCGGTGGAACCGCCCCCGGTAGCCGTGGCGCCGGTCGACGACCAGGCGCTCATCACGGCTACCCTGGCTGGCCACGGCGAGGCGTTCGGCGAGCTGGTGGAACGCTACCAACGGGCGGTCTACCACCTCGCGGCGCGCACCCTGCGAGACGCGGCCGACGCCGAGGATGCGACCCAAGAAGCGTTCTTCAAAGCCTATCGGGCGCTCCACGGCTTCCGGCCGGGCGCGAAGTTCTCGACCTGGATTTTCACCATCTGCTACCGCGTCTGCTGCGACCGGATCGCCAAGCGCAAGCGGATCTCGCCCGACGAGCCGCCCGATTGGGCCGACCCGGCGGCCGGTCCCGAGCTCCTGGCCGAACGCAACGACGAAGCCGCCCGGCTGCGAGCGGCGATCGAAGCACTCCCCGAGAAGTACCGAACGGTCATCACCCTCTATCACTTGCAAGGGAAGCAGTACGAGGAGATTGCAACCGTATTAAACCTTCCGCTGGGAACGGTGAAGACGCACCTGTTTCGGGCGAAAGAACAGCTCCGGAAGGCCCTGAGCACATGATGATGGACGACGACTCTCTCGACCGCGCCCTGGCGGCGCTCCCGCTGGAAGAACCCCCGGCCGATCTGTACCGGCGGATCATGGCCCAGACGGTCTACGCCCCGCGGCCTGCTTTTCGCACCTGGGAGCTGTGGGTCGTCGCGTGTTTGGCCAGCCTCGCCGGCTGGCTCTGCTGGCTGGTCGGCTCCGCCCCGCACGCCCAGGAACGGATCGCGCAGGCGACCTCGCACCTGATCGCCGGCGCGGGCCTGGAGTCGATGAACACGGTACTGTGGCTGGCCGCCGGCGTCTCGGCGACCTGGTGGCTCTTGCAGCTGACGCTGCCGGCGCGTCCGCGCCGCATCGAGGTGCAGTGAGCAGCAGCGCGTCGACGCCCGCGTCGACCTCGGAGGACGGCCGAACCTACAAGATCCTGCTGGTCGAAGACGACGCGCAGATCTTGCGCGTGCTCAAGCTCGAGCTCGAGCACGAAGGCTACGAAGTCGACACCGCCACCGACGGGCTGGCGGGGTTGGAGAAGGCGCTCAAGGAGCCCGACCTGGTCGTGCTCGACCTGATGCTGCCCAAGCTCGACGGGCTCGAAGTCGCGACGCGCGTGCGCGCCAAGTCGCGCGTGCCGATCATCATGCTGACCGCCAAGGACCGTATTCCCGACCGCGTCGCCGGCCTGGACCGCGGCGCCGACGACTACGTCGTCAAGCCGTTCTCGATCGAGGAGCTGTTGGCGCGCATTCGCGCGCGGCTGCGTGACAAGTCGCCGCAAGAGAACCTGCTCACGGCCCGCGACTTGATCATGGACCGCGACCGCCACGAGGTCACCCGTGGCGGCCAGGCGATCCACCTGACGGCCAAAGAGTACGCGCTGCTCGAGTACCTGCTCTTGCACCGCAACAAGGTGCATACGCGCGACGAGCTGTTCAACGGCGTCTGGGGCAGCGACTTTCTGGGCGATTCGAACCTGATCGACGTCTACATCCGGTACCTGCGCGGCAAGATCGACGATCCGTTCCCCGAGAAGCTGATCCAGACCGTGCGCGGCGTCGGGTACGCCCTCAAGGACTCCTGAACAGCCTCCGCACCCGCATCGCGGCGCTGTTCGCGGCGTTGATCGTCGTCGTGATCGCCGTCGGCGCGATCACGATCGACCTCGCGCTGCGGCGCGTGCTGATCGATCAGGCGAAATCGCAGCTGGTCGACACCGCCGATCAGATCGAGCAAACCGCCCGCGAAGAAGCCAGCTACGGCTTCATCGACGAGGGGCCGGTCACGCTCAACCTCTCCGACCGGGTCGCGCTCGACCGCTGGGCGTCCTCGAGTCAATTCGTGCAGATCGACACGCCGCAAGGTCAGGTGCTCGGCAAGAGCTCGAACCTGGGCAGCATCACCTTTCCGCCCTTCACGCCCAGCCAAGACCGCACGTTCGAGGACCTCGCGCTCGGCGGCAACCGCCCCGGCACGATGCTGGTGCTCAACCGCATCATCACCGACGCCGACGGCCGGCCGCTGGTGCTGGCGCTGGTCGGGCAACGGCTCGACACCGTCGACCAGCTGACCTCGCGCACGCGCACGATCTTGTTCGCGACGGCGTGGGACGCGATGATCATCGTCGCGCTGGTCGCGTACTTCGTCGCCGCCGCGGCGATCGTGCCGATCGAACGGCTGACGCTGGAGATCGCCGAGATCGGCTCCGAGCATCTGGACCGGCGGCTGCGCTGGCGCCGGCGCGACGAGGTCGGCCGGCTCGCCGCCGCGTTCGACGCGATGCTGGACCGGCTGCAGGCGGCGTTCGCGCGCGAGCGGCAGTTCATCAGCGACGCGTCGCACGAGCTGCGCACGCCGCTGACGGTGATCAACGCCAACGCGCAGATGCTGCAGCGCTGGGGCGGCGCGGACCCCGAGGTGCTGCACACCTCGCTGGAGGCGATCGCCGAGGAGAGCGGCCGGCTCGCGGCGATGGTCTCGGGGATGCTGACGCTGGCGAAGGCCGAGTCGGGCGACGCGATCCCCAAGGAACCGATCGTGCTCGAGCGGTTGGCCGAGG
This region includes:
- a CDS encoding sigma-70 family RNA polymerase sigma factor — protein: MGLALAVEPPPVAVAPVDDQALITATLAGHGEAFGELVERYQRAVYHLAARTLRDAADAEDATQEAFFKAYRALHGFRPGAKFSTWIFTICYRVCCDRIAKRKRISPDEPPDWADPAAGPELLAERNDEAARLRAAIEALPEKYRTVITLYHLQGKQYEEIATVLNLPLGTVKTHLFRAKEQLRKALST
- the pyrF gene encoding orotidine-5'-phosphate decarboxylase, with protein sequence MPASRLVVALDVPDPARAATLVERLSPLGVIFKIGYEAFYAYGPTIKTAFENAGAEYVLDLKLHDIPRTVSAGIRAVVAPGVRLLTVHALGGAAMLEAAVEAAEERAAELGIPTPEVYAVTVLTSIGAEDLGELGLTGGPGENAIRLAALARDARCAGVVCSVREVADLRAYFGTHFGTFCPGIRPAGSAHGDQKRAATPREAREAGADYVVVGRPIVDDNDPVYATQAILAELSA
- a CDS encoding DUF4097 family beta strand repeat-containing protein, encoding MISRSTLIGALVVVELAIVGLAARALGAGFSDSSFPTAVAPAGPGGAFGHDWTPSARDQQLPAGPTPSVVIDVHDVDVTIDAEPGIEVRVADQTRKWGWVTGTPPAPVTLARSADGVRISTPDDDGGVHIAFGFWDRQLHVGVPPGARVRVESGGKVVASGLRAPFSAHVSDDSISVSDQQGDVDVHTDDGRIELTDVRGGTVAASTNDGRLIFDHVVADRLEGATSDGRIIASGLRVADGRLTTNDGHVKVGFADGSDATVTLHTDDGGIAINGTTARDDETGNSSHIIQLGSGRGHFAVSSGSGDITVTQGASV
- the hisC gene encoding histidinol-phosphate transaminase; translation: MDYERLVRPQVAALKPYTPGTTVSQARATYGLETFVKLSSNENPLGTSPLAAAALRAMDDLQIYVDDDHPELRRRLAEPYGLGVEHVLVGHGSNDVVRTLFTAYLAPGDEVVMADPTFSLFPKDAVLFDARPVEVPLRDGVHDLEAMLAAITPRTKMVVVVDPNNPTSTRVDPADFDRFVRALPEQLILLVDQAYREYMPPGSLEAADYVARRPATVVLRTHSKLYGLASLRFGYALGDPTLLGYAQRIRLPFNVSRPAAVAALAALDDEAFRRRSLQTNEAGKAFYAEQLPRLGLHAYPTAANFIAVEVPGSAGDAYQALLRQGIVTRSGDALRMPGRLRITIGTPEQNARVIDALATLVAAPA
- a CDS encoding response regulator transcription factor yields the protein MSSSASTPASTSEDGRTYKILLVEDDAQILRVLKLELEHEGYEVDTATDGLAGLEKALKEPDLVVLDLMLPKLDGLEVATRVRAKSRVPIIMLTAKDRIPDRVAGLDRGADDYVVKPFSIEELLARIRARLRDKSPQENLLTARDLIMDRDRHEVTRGGQAIHLTAKEYALLEYLLLHRNKVHTRDELFNGVWGSDFLGDSNLIDVYIRYLRGKIDDPFPEKLIQTVRGVGYALKDS
- the pyrE gene encoding orotate phosphoribosyltransferase — translated: MSAANEELLHELEERGAILSGHFRLSSGRHSNLFVQKFRILEDPRLVELVARRLAEHARALQPTVVVSAAVGGIVLGYETARALGTLGIFVEKEGGVPALRRGFVLGPGDRAYVVEDVVTTGGSVREVLDVVRTRGAEPVGVGVIVRRAPADFALPTAALLDLPMESHDPESCPQCMNGEPLTEPGSRFLHSK
- a CDS encoding HAMP domain-containing sensor histidine kinase; this encodes MIVVVIAVGAITIDLALRRVLIDQAKSQLVDTADQIEQTAREEASYGFIDEGPVTLNLSDRVALDRWASSSQFVQIDTPQGQVLGKSSNLGSITFPPFTPSQDRTFEDLALGGNRPGTMLVLNRIITDADGRPLVLALVGQRLDTVDQLTSRTRTILFATAWDAMIIVALVAYFVAAAAIVPIERLTLEIAEIGSEHLDRRLRWRRRDEVGRLAAAFDAMLDRLQAAFARERQFISDASHELRTPLTVINANAQMLQRWGGADPEVLHTSLEAIAEESGRLAAMVSGMLTLAKAESGDAIPKEPIVLERLAEDVAVHARDRAAAKGLTVDVTSPPGARTIVVGDPGLLRQLIGNLVDNAIKFTAVGGVEVVVEQAGGRALIEVRDTGPGIDQSIADRLFDRFFRGDPARARSVEGTGLGLAIVRSIARVHGGTVSAAGRPEGGSVFLVSLPAEPESLTSGS